Proteins co-encoded in one Marinobacter gudaonensis genomic window:
- the rpmB gene encoding 50S ribosomal protein L28, with protein MSRVCQVTGKRPLSGNNVSHAMNHTRRRFLPNLQNHRFWVESEKRFVKLRVSTKGMRIIDKKGIDAVLADLRARGEKF; from the coding sequence ATGTCCAGAGTTTGTCAGGTTACCGGTAAGCGCCCGCTGTCCGGTAACAACGTTTCCCACGCGATGAACCACACTCGTCGTCGTTTTCTGCCGAATCTGCAGAACCATCGTTTCTGGGTTGAGTCCGAGAAGCGCTTCGTGAAGCTGCGCGTTTCCACCAAGGGTATGCGCATCATCGACAAAAAAGGCATCGACGCTGTGCTGGCCGATCTTCGTGCCCGCGGCGAGAAATTCTAA
- a CDS encoding TetR/AcrR family transcriptional regulator — protein MKTRDKILLASLDLFNDRGERNVTTNHIAAHLAISPGNLYYHFRNKSDIIYEIFLEYEKLVDFYLDIPEDRAMTLDDMTFYLESVFDGLWSYRFFHRDLEYLLDSDQRLREDYREFTNRCLAAISRIFEKLAEAGIIEPQEEDLRSAMSLNVWLVITNWMAFLKTAHAAEEPASLSLTELKQGIYQVLTLELPYLTPAYRAQVLALREKYRPSLPEAGLITCT, from the coding sequence ATGAAAACCAGAGACAAGATACTCCTGGCCAGCCTCGATCTCTTCAACGACCGGGGCGAGCGCAATGTCACCACCAACCATATTGCGGCGCACCTGGCGATTTCGCCGGGGAACCTCTATTACCACTTCCGCAACAAGTCCGACATCATCTACGAGATCTTTCTCGAGTACGAAAAGCTGGTGGATTTTTATCTGGATATTCCGGAAGACCGGGCCATGACACTGGATGACATGACCTTCTACCTGGAATCGGTGTTTGACGGCCTGTGGAGCTACCGCTTTTTCCACCGGGATCTTGAGTATCTGCTCGACAGCGACCAGCGGCTGCGCGAAGACTATCGTGAATTTACCAATCGCTGCCTGGCGGCCATCAGCCGGATTTTCGAGAAGCTGGCGGAGGCCGGGATCATTGAGCCCCAGGAGGAGGATCTGCGCTCGGCCATGTCCCTGAACGTCTGGCTGGTGATCACCAACTGGATGGCGTTCCTGAAAACCGCCCATGCTGCTGAAGAGCCGGCCAGCCTGTCACTGACCGAGCTCAAGCAGGGCATTTACCAGGTATTGACCCTGGAGCTGCCCTACCTGACTCCCGCCTATCGTGCACAGGTCCTGGCTCTGAGGGAGAAATACCGGCCGTCGTTGCCCGAGGCCGGATTGATAACATGTACGTGA
- a CDS encoding c-type cytochrome yields MKKLIAGVVLGLGLTAMAHGAGDPQAGEQNAAVCAGCHGQGGQKPVMGVYPKLSELGERYLYNQLTLIKSKERMIPEMTGLLDNMSDQDLQDLAAYFDSQEMIVSQADPDLVDAGAQLYRGGNLATGVPACAGCHNPQGKGNEPAGYPHLGGQNAEYVSKQLKAYRDGTRDSGLNASIMMDVAAKLTDAEIEAVSSYISGLN; encoded by the coding sequence ATGAAAAAACTGATCGCAGGAGTTGTTCTTGGTTTGGGCCTGACGGCGATGGCCCACGGGGCAGGAGATCCTCAGGCAGGCGAGCAGAACGCGGCGGTGTGTGCTGGGTGTCATGGTCAGGGTGGCCAGAAACCGGTAATGGGTGTGTACCCCAAGCTTTCAGAGCTGGGTGAGCGTTACCTGTACAACCAGCTGACCCTGATCAAGAGCAAGGAACGCATGATTCCTGAAATGACCGGCCTTCTGGATAACATGTCGGACCAGGATCTGCAGGACCTGGCGGCCTACTTTGACAGCCAGGAGATGATTGTCAGCCAAGCCGATCCTGATCTGGTGGACGCAGGCGCTCAACTGTACCGTGGCGGCAACCTGGCCACCGGCGTGCCAGCCTGTGCCGGCTGCCATAACCCCCAGGGTAAGGGCAACGAGCCAGCCGGTTATCCGCATCTTGGTGGCCAGAATGCCGAATATGTTTCCAAACAGCTGAAGGCCTATCGCGACGGTACCCGCGACTCAGGGCTCAACGCTTCCATCATGATGGACGTGGCGGCCAAACTGACCGATGCTGAGATTGAGGCTGTTTCAAGCTACATTTCCGGCCTCAACTGA
- a CDS encoding thiol:disulfide interchange protein DsbA/DsbL yields MIRFFRLALLALLAVSVSSLANAAEWQEGTHYNRLDNPVRTSSDSGVEVAEIFWYGCPHCYNFKPLVENWEANAPEYVNFVKIPAALGRSWEPHAYAFYALEAMGQREKVHDALFDALAGERRPLNTPEALADFVAQHGVDREEFLKNYKSFGVNARVQKAQSKIRGARVTGTPTMLVNGKYTVTASMAGSHEAVLEVVDYLVAKERGEVE; encoded by the coding sequence ATGATTCGATTCTTCAGACTGGCCCTGCTGGCGTTGCTGGCCGTGAGTGTTTCCTCGCTGGCCAACGCCGCCGAGTGGCAGGAAGGCACCCACTACAACCGGCTGGACAATCCGGTGCGAACCAGCAGTGACTCCGGTGTCGAGGTGGCCGAGATATTCTGGTACGGCTGTCCGCACTGTTATAACTTCAAGCCGCTGGTCGAGAACTGGGAGGCGAATGCGCCAGAGTATGTGAACTTCGTGAAAATTCCGGCCGCTCTGGGGCGCAGCTGGGAACCCCACGCCTACGCATTTTATGCCCTCGAAGCCATGGGGCAGCGGGAGAAGGTCCACGATGCGCTGTTTGACGCCCTGGCTGGCGAGCGCCGTCCGCTGAACACGCCTGAGGCCTTGGCGGACTTCGTGGCCCAGCATGGCGTGGATCGGGAAGAGTTTCTCAAGAATTACAAGAGTTTTGGCGTGAACGCCAGGGTTCAGAAAGCGCAGTCAAAGATTCGAGGCGCGCGCGTAACTGGAACTCCGACTATGCTGGTTAATGGCAAGTACACCGTGACTGCATCCATGGCCGGCAGCCATGAGGCGGTTCTGGAAGTGGTGGACTATCTTGTTGCCAAAGAGCGTGGTGAGGTCGAATAA
- a CDS encoding endonuclease/exonuclease/phosphatase family protein — protein MYKRIRQQLNGILKTDGAPRGACSGMEHVPEFEPHRHIRLLTFNIQVGINTSSYRHYLTRSWQHILPHRNRIENLDRIASLLRGYDVVALQECDGGSLRSGYINQVQYLAEAAGIPYWYQQLNRNLGQIAQHSNGLLSRYRPLDVTEHKLPGLIPGRGAIIARYGTEHDPLVLVLMHLSLSKTAQQRQLGYIRELIADYQHVVLMGDMNAHAEQLLTQTPLKETDLVPLPDTAHSFPSWRPEKALDHILVSPSLEIRRSEVVSYPVSDHLPIAMDVALPEGYLEKF, from the coding sequence ATGTACAAACGTATCCGACAACAGCTGAACGGCATTCTGAAAACGGATGGCGCCCCGCGGGGCGCCTGTTCCGGCATGGAGCATGTGCCGGAATTCGAGCCGCACCGGCACATCCGCCTGCTGACCTTCAACATCCAGGTCGGCATCAATACGTCGTCCTACCGGCACTACCTGACCCGAAGCTGGCAGCATATCCTGCCTCACCGGAATCGCATCGAGAATCTCGACCGCATCGCCTCGCTGCTTCGGGGGTACGATGTGGTGGCCTTGCAGGAGTGCGACGGAGGTAGCCTGCGCAGCGGCTACATCAATCAGGTTCAGTACCTCGCCGAGGCCGCCGGCATTCCTTACTGGTATCAGCAGTTAAACCGCAATCTCGGGCAGATCGCCCAGCACAGCAATGGCCTGCTGAGCCGGTATCGGCCCCTGGACGTCACCGAGCACAAGCTGCCCGGCCTGATTCCCGGTCGGGGTGCCATCATTGCCCGCTATGGCACCGAGCATGACCCGCTGGTGCTGGTTCTGATGCACCTGTCCCTGAGCAAGACGGCCCAGCAGCGTCAGTTGGGTTATATCAGAGAGCTGATTGCCGATTACCAGCACGTGGTGCTGATGGGTGATATGAACGCCCACGCCGAGCAGCTTCTTACCCAGACCCCTCTGAAGGAAACCGACCTGGTGCCCCTTCCAGACACTGCCCACAGCTTTCCGAGCTGGCGCCCGGAGAAGGCCCTGGACCACATTCTGGTGAGCCCCTCGCTGGAGATCCGGCGCTCGGAGGTGGTCAGCTATCCAGTCTCTGATCACCTGCCCATTGCCATGGACGTGGCCCTGCCGGAAGGCTACCTGGAAAAGTTCTGA
- the yihA gene encoding ribosome biogenesis GTP-binding protein YihA/YsxC yields the protein MDPELTSKSLSFNSARFLISASRLDECPPDIGAEVAFAGRSNAGKSSALNAITANGKLARTSKTPGRTRLINFFSLNREQCRLVDLPGYGYAKVSRDMKDDWQEHLGHYLNDRRCLRGLVLVMDIRHPLTDFDQMMVEWCEHNNLPLMILATKADKLKFGQAKTSMLTIGKKLQSFQCVEHLIMFSATSKRGVDECREALTQWLEGEDFADPA from the coding sequence GTGGACCCCGAACTGACCTCCAAAAGCCTCTCCTTCAACAGCGCCCGGTTCCTGATCAGCGCCTCCCGTCTGGACGAATGCCCGCCGGACATCGGTGCCGAAGTGGCGTTTGCCGGCCGCTCCAATGCCGGTAAATCCAGCGCGCTGAACGCCATCACCGCCAACGGCAAGCTGGCGCGCACCAGCAAAACGCCGGGCCGGACCCGGCTGATCAACTTTTTCTCTCTCAACCGGGAACAGTGCCGGCTGGTGGACCTCCCCGGCTATGGCTACGCCAAGGTCTCCCGGGACATGAAAGACGACTGGCAGGAACATCTGGGCCACTACCTGAACGATCGGCGCTGCCTGCGCGGCCTGGTTCTGGTGATGGACATTCGCCACCCGCTCACGGATTTCGACCAAATGATGGTGGAATGGTGCGAACATAACAACCTGCCGCTGATGATTCTCGCCACCAAGGCCGACAAACTGAAATTCGGACAGGCGAAAACCAGCATGCTGACCATTGGCAAGAAGTTGCAGTCATTCCAGTGCGTGGAGCATCTGATCATGTTTTCGGCCACCTCGAAACGGGGTGTGGACGAATGTCGGGAGGCGTTGACCCAGTGGCTGGAGGGAGAGGATTTTGCCGACCCCGCATAA
- the rpmG gene encoding 50S ribosomal protein L33: protein MREKIKLVSSAGTGHFYTTKKNKRNTPEKIEIKKYDPVVRKHVAYKEAKIK, encoded by the coding sequence ATGCGCGAGAAAATCAAGCTGGTTTCATCAGCAGGTACTGGTCACTTCTACACGACCAAGAAGAACAAGCGTAACACGCCGGAAAAAATCGAGATCAAAAAGTACGATCCGGTTGTCCGCAAGCACGTTGCGTACAAGGAAGCCAAGATCAAATAA
- a CDS encoding porin, whose amino-acid sequence MNKQNKLRSAIVAIACGVTSTGVLAQASVSNLTVDPYGQINHGVMVTDSAAGTKTYTADNDNSASRAGVRISGDVADTGLSVGAHVELEYQVNASNAVSEDVRTVSGEFNERHLNIYLAGAFGKVSVGQGDGAANGNIEQDLSGTAVISYANPALIGGGLSFVDEATGDAVQFSSAMSDQDFESRYTRVRYDLPSVGPIKLAVSQGTKSGDDDVTELGARFSGELGGKVIAALGYSSKDVGGVADKLDIIGGSVSWLHDSGVNVTGAYSTASDDNPANPDSDFYLVKLGYKTGNHAMDIHLMEASDRVAEGDSAQTVGVGYVYTPVKYFSAYAGYNANSLDRDAGDYENVDTLFVGALLKF is encoded by the coding sequence GTGAATAAACAAAACAAACTTCGTTCTGCAATTGTCGCAATTGCCTGCGGTGTTACCTCCACAGGCGTCCTGGCCCAGGCGTCGGTGAGCAACCTGACCGTGGACCCCTATGGTCAGATCAACCATGGTGTGATGGTGACGGACTCAGCCGCCGGTACCAAGACCTATACTGCCGATAACGACAACAGCGCCAGCCGTGCCGGTGTCCGGATCAGTGGTGACGTGGCCGACACCGGCCTGTCCGTGGGTGCCCATGTTGAGCTGGAGTACCAGGTTAACGCCTCGAATGCGGTTTCCGAGGACGTTCGCACTGTTTCCGGCGAGTTTAATGAGCGTCACCTGAACATTTACCTGGCTGGCGCCTTCGGCAAGGTGTCGGTGGGCCAGGGCGACGGTGCCGCCAACGGTAACATCGAGCAGGATCTGTCCGGCACGGCGGTGATTTCCTATGCCAACCCGGCCCTGATCGGTGGCGGCCTGAGCTTCGTGGACGAGGCGACAGGCGATGCTGTGCAGTTCAGCAGTGCCATGAGCGACCAGGATTTCGAGAGCCGCTACACACGGGTGCGCTATGACCTGCCGAGTGTCGGCCCGATCAAGCTGGCCGTGAGCCAGGGCACCAAGAGCGGTGACGACGACGTGACCGAACTGGGTGCGCGTTTCAGTGGCGAGCTCGGTGGAAAGGTGATCGCTGCTCTGGGCTACTCCAGCAAAGACGTGGGCGGTGTTGCCGACAAACTCGATATCATTGGTGGCTCGGTATCCTGGTTGCACGACAGTGGTGTCAACGTCACGGGCGCTTATTCTACGGCCAGCGACGATAACCCTGCCAATCCGGATTCGGACTTCTACCTCGTGAAGCTGGGCTACAAGACCGGCAACCACGCCATGGACATCCACCTGATGGAAGCCTCTGACCGTGTCGCCGAAGGCGACTCGGCGCAGACCGTCGGTGTGGGCTATGTCTACACGCCGGTTAAGTACTTCAGCGCCTACGCTGGCTACAACGCCAACTCACTGGACCGCGATGCCGGCGATTACGAGAACGTGGACACTCTGTTTGTGGGTGCCCTGCTGAAGTTCTGA
- a CDS encoding coniferyl aldehyde dehydrogenase: MGATVVQLTESKKQIQHTHRVFEDQKKAFRNNPMPSLTERLENLKRLKRVLLNNQDRLLDAIDRDFSCRSRDESLIAEVMPSIQGINYTLKNLSGWMKPSKRHVSVLFQPASNKVHYQPKGVVGVIVPWNYPLYLAVGPLVASLAAGNRTMIKMSEFTPHTSALFKELIESSFAEDLVSVITGEADVAADFSSRPFDHLLFTGSTSVGKLVMRAASENLTPVTLELGGKSPAIVSPDVPMEDAAQRLAFGKAFNAGQTCVAPDYVLCPADRVQGFVDEFRKQFSEMYPSLRDNDDYTAIINERQYDRLKGYLDDAKAKGAELLEINPARENLNDGTRKIPLTLVLKTTPDMKLMQDEIFGPILPVVSYGNLDEAIHYINDRPRPLALYFFGYDKNQQQQVVDQTHSGGMCINDSLMHVAQDDLPFGGIGDSGMGHYHGKEGFLTFSHHRAIFTKQKFNSGKFVYAPHGTAAHKMVYKLFIR; the protein is encoded by the coding sequence ATGGGAGCCACCGTTGTCCAGCTCACCGAGAGCAAGAAGCAGATCCAGCACACCCACCGGGTGTTTGAAGACCAGAAAAAGGCGTTTCGCAACAACCCCATGCCCTCGTTGACCGAGCGGTTGGAAAACCTGAAGCGCCTCAAGCGGGTGCTGCTGAACAATCAGGACCGCCTGCTCGACGCCATCGATCGGGATTTCAGCTGTCGGTCCCGGGACGAGTCCCTGATTGCCGAGGTAATGCCGTCCATTCAGGGCATCAACTACACCCTGAAGAACCTGTCGGGCTGGATGAAGCCGTCAAAGCGGCACGTCTCCGTTCTGTTCCAGCCGGCCAGCAACAAGGTGCACTACCAGCCCAAGGGCGTGGTGGGCGTGATTGTGCCCTGGAACTATCCGCTGTACCTGGCGGTAGGGCCGCTGGTGGCGTCTCTGGCCGCCGGCAACCGGACCATGATCAAGATGTCGGAGTTCACCCCACACACCTCGGCCCTGTTCAAGGAGCTGATCGAGAGCAGTTTCGCCGAGGACCTGGTGTCGGTGATCACCGGTGAGGCTGATGTAGCGGCGGATTTCTCATCCCGGCCGTTCGACCATCTCCTGTTTACCGGCTCCACCTCGGTGGGCAAGCTGGTCATGCGGGCTGCATCGGAAAATCTGACGCCGGTCACCCTGGAGCTGGGTGGCAAGTCGCCGGCCATCGTGTCGCCGGACGTGCCGATGGAGGACGCCGCCCAGCGCCTCGCCTTCGGCAAGGCTTTCAACGCCGGCCAGACCTGCGTGGCACCGGATTACGTGCTGTGCCCGGCAGACCGGGTGCAGGGCTTCGTTGATGAATTCCGGAAGCAATTCTCCGAGATGTATCCAAGCCTCCGGGATAACGACGACTACACCGCCATCATCAACGAGCGCCAGTACGACCGCCTGAAGGGCTACCTGGACGACGCCAAGGCGAAAGGTGCCGAGCTGCTGGAAATCAACCCCGCGCGAGAGAACCTGAACGACGGGACCCGGAAGATTCCGCTGACCCTGGTACTGAAAACCACGCCGGACATGAAGCTGATGCAGGATGAGATCTTCGGGCCGATCCTGCCGGTGGTCAGTTACGGGAACCTGGATGAGGCTATCCACTACATCAATGACCGTCCGCGGCCGCTGGCCCTGTATTTCTTCGGCTACGACAAGAATCAGCAACAGCAGGTTGTGGATCAAACCCACTCCGGCGGCATGTGCATCAACGACTCCCTGATGCACGTAGCCCAGGATGATCTGCCGTTTGGGGGCATCGGGGATTCGGGTATGGGCCATTACCATGGCAAGGAAGGCTTCCTCACCTTCTCCCATCATCGGGCTATTTTCACCAAGCAGAAGTTCAACAGCGGCAAGTTTGTCTACGCGCCCCACGGCACGGCGGCGCACAAGATGGTTTATAAGCTGTTTATTCGCTGA